From Mya arenaria isolate MELC-2E11 chromosome 12, ASM2691426v1, the proteins below share one genomic window:
- the LOC128211320 gene encoding transmembrane anterior posterior transformation protein 1 homolog isoform X1 — MAAEKTHKSAEDQFRTMSVWGYFKTEMTRGYQLEREEEKYAQKRQRVYTFMKTPRELEKFTIFGFFQCLDAFLFIFTFLPLRILLAVLRVFTLPCGLIRSRSYLEPAQICDILKGVVLVVCSFIVSHVDTSMMYHLVRGQATIKLYVFFNMLDMADRLLSTVGHDILDALFWTATEPRGRRREHFGTLAHLVIAIVYVIAHTLLILFQATVLNVAFNSHNKSLLVIMMSNNFVEIKSHLFKKVDINHLYQIACSDVKERFHYVVLLSLVCIRNMNAVAWDLEHLWVLLPDAIIVLISEVLVDWGKHAFVLKFNEILADVYGEFKVKLALDMASSRQSQAFTDHSDLVSRRMGLTPLPLACLLYLIVSRSVRLTTTMDYTILALLYLCLMSFKVLNSIILLGHSYHIIEKYHQENEADSDSQTQENTAKKERSHSPEQKNGVSPEPENIPQERRASGGDITVPKNFSQIFSADSYTELTLITDTTAIEPTGGFNMRVPHARQEASSVVSDGEMSEQELESHDHLVVSHDQKPASHDHDNVSHDQTLVSHDYEESKSMDYSGSFSDSEVKGNKSSNNSSSKHSESLIPRRHAASRDLHGASLFQRSNRSFMMSFGARKKFGSSASLPETVGIPEDNESENVNDADQVSRKSLERDESVTSDCGAEKDGKIE; from the exons ATGGCTgctgaaaaaacacacaagtcTGCTGAAGATCAGTTCAGAA CTATGTCAGTATGGGGCTACTTCAAAACTGAGATGACTCGAGGTTATCAGTTAGAGCGTGAAGAGGAAAAGTATGCGCAAAAGCGGCAGCGAGTTTACACATTCATGAAAACCCCCAGAGAACTTGAAAAG TTCACAATATTTGGATTTTTCCAATGCCTCGATGCATTCCTGTTCATCTTCACATTCCTGCCATTGCGTATTCTACTTGCAGTGCTGCGTGTCTTTACTCTTCCATGTGGCCTGATAAG ATCTCGTTCATACCTGGAGCCAGCCCAGATCTGTGACATTCTGAAGGGTGTGGTGCTGGTAGTATGCTCATTCATCGTGAGTCATGTGGACACCTCCATGATGTACCATCTAGTCCGCGGACAGGCCACCATCAAACTCTATGTGTTCTTTAACATGCTTGAT ATGGCTGACCGCCTTCTGTCAACTGTTGGCCATGACATACTGGACGCTCTATTCTGGACGGCGACGGAGCCTAGAGGCAGGAGAAGGGAGCATTTTGGAACTCTTGCCCATCTTGTTATTGCTATCGTGTATGTCA TTGCCCACACATTACTGATCCTGTTCCAAGCAACGGTGCTCAACGTCGCCTTCAACTCCCATAATAAGTCTCTTCTAGTCATCATGATGTCAAACAAT TTTGTAGAGATAAAATCGCACCTGTTTAAAAAGGTGGATATTAACCACTTATACCAGATAGCCTGCAGTGATGTGAAGGAGAGGTTCCACTATGTTGTTCTCCTCTCGCTTGTCTGCATTCGTAACATGAATGCTGTCGCCTGGGACTTGG AACACCTGTGGGTGCTCCTACCGGACGCCATCATTGTACTGATCTCGGAAGTCCTAGTTGACTGGGGAAAACATGCTTTTGTtctcaaatttaatgaaatcctCGCTGAT GTATACGGAGAGTTCAAAGTGAAACTGGCTCTTGACATGGCCTCCAGTAGACAGTCGCAG GCCTTCACTGACCACTCTGACCTGGTATCGCGGAGAATGGGCCTCACTCCCCTGCCCCTGGCCTGCTTGCTGTATCTTATTGTCTCTCGGTCAGTCAGATTGACAACAACTATGGATTACACAATACTTGCCTTACTGTATTTATG cCTCATGTCTTTCAAGGTTCTAAACAGCATTATACTACTGGGCCATTCCTAccatataattgaaaaatatcatcaaGAAAATGAGGCAGATTCGGATTCACAGACACAGGAAAACACAGCAAAGAAGGAAAGAAGCCACTCCCCAGAACAGAAAAATGGAGTTTCACCTGAGCCTGAAAACATCCCGCAGGAAAGACGGGCATCAGGTGGAGATATTACTGTTCCAAAAAACTTCAGCCAGATATTTTCTGCCGATTCCTACACAGAATTGACTCTAATTACAGACACCACAGCCATTGAGCCGACAGGTGGGTTTAATATGCGTGTTCCTCATGCAAGGCAGGAGGCTTCCTCAGTTGTGTCGGATGGTGAAATGTCTGAGCAGGAATTGGAGTCACATGATCATCTGGTGGTATCACATGATCAAAAACCTGCATCACATGATCATGATAATGTATCACATGACCAGACTCTTGTGTCACATGATTATGAAGAATCAAAAAGTATGGATTATAGTGGAAGTTTTAGTGATTCTGAAGTTAAAGGTaataaaagttcaaataattcGAGTAGTAAACATTCAGAAAGTTTAATACCAAGGCGCCATGCTGCATCTAGAGACTTGCATGGAGCTAGCTTGTTCCAGCGCTCTAATAGGAGTTTTATGATGAGTTTTGGGGCAAGAAAAAAGTTTGGTTCAAGTGCTTCTTTACCTGAGACAGTAGGTATACCTGAAGataatgaaagtgaaaatgtTAATGATGCAGACCAGGTGTCGCGTAAAAGTCTAGAACGCGATGAAAGTGTAACATCAGATTGTGGTGCTGAAAAGGATGGGAAAATTGAATAA
- the LOC128211320 gene encoding transmembrane anterior posterior transformation protein 1 homolog isoform X2 → MSVWGYFKTEMTRGYQLEREEEKYAQKRQRVYTFMKTPRELEKFTIFGFFQCLDAFLFIFTFLPLRILLAVLRVFTLPCGLIRSRSYLEPAQICDILKGVVLVVCSFIVSHVDTSMMYHLVRGQATIKLYVFFNMLDMADRLLSTVGHDILDALFWTATEPRGRRREHFGTLAHLVIAIVYVIAHTLLILFQATVLNVAFNSHNKSLLVIMMSNNFVEIKSHLFKKVDINHLYQIACSDVKERFHYVVLLSLVCIRNMNAVAWDLEHLWVLLPDAIIVLISEVLVDWGKHAFVLKFNEILADVYGEFKVKLALDMASSRQSQAFTDHSDLVSRRMGLTPLPLACLLYLIVSRSVRLTTTMDYTILALLYLCLMSFKVLNSIILLGHSYHIIEKYHQENEADSDSQTQENTAKKERSHSPEQKNGVSPEPENIPQERRASGGDITVPKNFSQIFSADSYTELTLITDTTAIEPTGGFNMRVPHARQEASSVVSDGEMSEQELESHDHLVVSHDQKPASHDHDNVSHDQTLVSHDYEESKSMDYSGSFSDSEVKGNKSSNNSSSKHSESLIPRRHAASRDLHGASLFQRSNRSFMMSFGARKKFGSSASLPETVGIPEDNESENVNDADQVSRKSLERDESVTSDCGAEKDGKIE, encoded by the exons ATGTCAGTATGGGGCTACTTCAAAACTGAGATGACTCGAGGTTATCAGTTAGAGCGTGAAGAGGAAAAGTATGCGCAAAAGCGGCAGCGAGTTTACACATTCATGAAAACCCCCAGAGAACTTGAAAAG TTCACAATATTTGGATTTTTCCAATGCCTCGATGCATTCCTGTTCATCTTCACATTCCTGCCATTGCGTATTCTACTTGCAGTGCTGCGTGTCTTTACTCTTCCATGTGGCCTGATAAG ATCTCGTTCATACCTGGAGCCAGCCCAGATCTGTGACATTCTGAAGGGTGTGGTGCTGGTAGTATGCTCATTCATCGTGAGTCATGTGGACACCTCCATGATGTACCATCTAGTCCGCGGACAGGCCACCATCAAACTCTATGTGTTCTTTAACATGCTTGAT ATGGCTGACCGCCTTCTGTCAACTGTTGGCCATGACATACTGGACGCTCTATTCTGGACGGCGACGGAGCCTAGAGGCAGGAGAAGGGAGCATTTTGGAACTCTTGCCCATCTTGTTATTGCTATCGTGTATGTCA TTGCCCACACATTACTGATCCTGTTCCAAGCAACGGTGCTCAACGTCGCCTTCAACTCCCATAATAAGTCTCTTCTAGTCATCATGATGTCAAACAAT TTTGTAGAGATAAAATCGCACCTGTTTAAAAAGGTGGATATTAACCACTTATACCAGATAGCCTGCAGTGATGTGAAGGAGAGGTTCCACTATGTTGTTCTCCTCTCGCTTGTCTGCATTCGTAACATGAATGCTGTCGCCTGGGACTTGG AACACCTGTGGGTGCTCCTACCGGACGCCATCATTGTACTGATCTCGGAAGTCCTAGTTGACTGGGGAAAACATGCTTTTGTtctcaaatttaatgaaatcctCGCTGAT GTATACGGAGAGTTCAAAGTGAAACTGGCTCTTGACATGGCCTCCAGTAGACAGTCGCAG GCCTTCACTGACCACTCTGACCTGGTATCGCGGAGAATGGGCCTCACTCCCCTGCCCCTGGCCTGCTTGCTGTATCTTATTGTCTCTCGGTCAGTCAGATTGACAACAACTATGGATTACACAATACTTGCCTTACTGTATTTATG cCTCATGTCTTTCAAGGTTCTAAACAGCATTATACTACTGGGCCATTCCTAccatataattgaaaaatatcatcaaGAAAATGAGGCAGATTCGGATTCACAGACACAGGAAAACACAGCAAAGAAGGAAAGAAGCCACTCCCCAGAACAGAAAAATGGAGTTTCACCTGAGCCTGAAAACATCCCGCAGGAAAGACGGGCATCAGGTGGAGATATTACTGTTCCAAAAAACTTCAGCCAGATATTTTCTGCCGATTCCTACACAGAATTGACTCTAATTACAGACACCACAGCCATTGAGCCGACAGGTGGGTTTAATATGCGTGTTCCTCATGCAAGGCAGGAGGCTTCCTCAGTTGTGTCGGATGGTGAAATGTCTGAGCAGGAATTGGAGTCACATGATCATCTGGTGGTATCACATGATCAAAAACCTGCATCACATGATCATGATAATGTATCACATGACCAGACTCTTGTGTCACATGATTATGAAGAATCAAAAAGTATGGATTATAGTGGAAGTTTTAGTGATTCTGAAGTTAAAGGTaataaaagttcaaataattcGAGTAGTAAACATTCAGAAAGTTTAATACCAAGGCGCCATGCTGCATCTAGAGACTTGCATGGAGCTAGCTTGTTCCAGCGCTCTAATAGGAGTTTTATGATGAGTTTTGGGGCAAGAAAAAAGTTTGGTTCAAGTGCTTCTTTACCTGAGACAGTAGGTATACCTGAAGataatgaaagtgaaaatgtTAATGATGCAGACCAGGTGTCGCGTAAAAGTCTAGAACGCGATGAAAGTGTAACATCAGATTGTGGTGCTGAAAAGGATGGGAAAATTGAATAA